The window GCCGAAAAACGGGCGGGCCTTGTGGACGGCATAGAAGGTCTCGGCCTGCTGCTTGGTCATGAGGATGCGCTTCTGGGCGACGATGCGCAGACCCGCCTTCTCGATTACAGCGTTCACGGCGCCGGTCAGGTTACGCGCGGTCGCGTCGGGCTTGATGATCGAGAAAGTGCGTTCGATGGCCATGATCTTGTCCTTGAAGAGAAATTGGTGGTTCGGAGTTGCGGGGCTTATATCGGCGCCGTCGCGATACGGCAAGCTGCGGCCGGATCGGCCCACGGGCGCTTCGCCGCAGGCCAAGACCCGAATTCCCGGCCGAATTCCAACATGGATTACAACGATTTCACCCAGATGAACCCAATCTGAAGGCCTTGGCAGGGTTTGGTTCAGCCTCGCTGGCGTAACGTCAGATCCATCGAAACCAAAGCCTCCTCCCGAGGCGCACCGTTTCGGCGGCCTTTTCATCGACGCGATAACCCCGCGCCGATAGTTTTGAGGAGATCACCATGTTGAGGAAACTTTCGCTTGCTGCAGTCGCCGCAGTCGCGCTGGGTGCCGCGCTGGCTCCGACCTCCGCCTCCGCTCACTGGCATGGCGGCTGGGGCTGGCACGGTGGCGGCTGGCACCACGGCTACGGCTGGGGTGGACCGCGCTTCTATGTCGGCGGTCCGGTTGTCGCTTACGGCTATGGCGGCTGCTATGCGCGCCGGCTGGTCCCGACCCCCTGGGGACCGCGCTGGCGGCTGATCAACCGCTGCTACTGAGCCCGACAGCACCTTCCCAAAAAGTACTTTCCAGAGGTGCCGGCCCCCCACGGCACCTTCCAAGAGAGGCCCCGGCGTTCCCCCCGCTGGGGCCTTGTTTTTGGGCAGCAACCCAGAATTCATACAATTTTTACTAGAATGCCAGTCCTCCCCAAAAACTCGCGAAACAATTTGGACGCCAATGACTTGGTAGCATGTCGTTACTCGCCAACACGGAACCAAGACAAATGACTAGCCTTTTCGCCAATGACAGCGAACAGATCGACCGGCGCACCAGCCGCGCGATTCGCGATGCCGTGGGCGAACGGCTCCAGCAGAATCTTCGTCCCGATCCGCGGCTCCCGACCCATCTCGAAAAGCTCTTGAACGAGCTCGAGAAGCGCGACCGCGATAGCGGCCCGCACTGACCGACGGACGCGGAAAAACGGGTTGCGTTTCACCGCGGCTGCGGTGACAAGGCGGCATGCTCTCCATCACCGACCTCTCCATCCGCCTCGCCGGACGCCTTCTGATCGATAGTAGCTCCGTGCAGATCACGCCCGGTTCGCGCGTCGGCATGGTCGGACGCAACGGCACCGGCAAATCGACGCTGTTCAAGGTGATCCGCGGTGAGCTTTCGGCCGAACACGGTTCGGTGACCTTGCCGCCGCGCTGGCGCGTCGGCAGCTTGGCGCAGGAGGCGCCGAACGGTCCTGAGAGCCTGATCTCGGTCGTGCTCAAAGCCGACCTCGAGCGCGATGCGCTGCTTCACGAAGCCGAGAATGCGACCGATCCGCATCGGATCGCGGAGATCCAGACCCGGCTCGTCGACATCGACGCGCATTCGGCGCCGAGCCGCGCCGCCGCGATCCTGTCCGGCCTCGGCTTTTCCGCCGCCGATCAGCTTCGCCCCTGCGCCGAATTCTCCGGCGGCTGGCGCATGCGCGTCGCGCTGGCCGCGACCCTGTTCGCAGCCCCCGACCTGCTGCTGCTCGACGAGCCCACCAACTATCTCGACCTCGAGGGCACGCTGTGGCTGGAGGACCACCTCGCGCATTATCCACGCACGGTGATCGTGATCAGCCATGACCGCGACCTGCTGGAGAGCTCGGTCGACCAGATCCTGCATCTGGAGCGCGGCAAGCTGACGCTCTACAAAGGCACCTACTCCTCCTTTGAGGAGCAGCGCGCCATGCGCGAGCTGCTCGACGCCAAAGCGGTCAAGCGCCAGGAGGCTGAGCGCGCGCACCTGCAAGCCTTCGTGGACCGCTTCAAGGCCAAGGCCTCCAAGGCACGCCAAGCCCAATCACGCGTTAAAATGCTGGAGCGGCTGAAACCGATCAGGGCGCTGGTGACAGAGGACGTGCGCGAGATCACCTTCCCCGCGCCGGAGAAGATATTGTCGCCGCCGATCATCGCCGTCGACAATGCTACCGTCGGCTACGATCCGGCAACGCCGGTGCTCAGTCGCGTGACGCTACGCATCGACAATGACGACCGCATCGCGCTTCTGGGCTCCAACGGCAACGGCAAGTCGACGCTGGTCAAGCTGCTCGCCGGCCGGCTTCCGCAGTTCTCCGGCAAGGTGACGCGCGCGGACAAGCTGTCGATCGCCTATTTCGCGCAGCATCAGCTCGACGAACTGAACGAGGACGCCTCCACCTACGACCACGTCCGCAAGCTGATGGGCGATGCACCCGAGGCCAAGGTGCGGGCGCGCGCCGGCGCGATCGGCTTCTCCGGCAAGGCGGCCGATACCAAGGTCGGCAAACTCTCGGGCGGCGAGAAGGCGCGGCTGCTCTTGGGGCTCGCCACCTTCTTCGGTCCCAACATGATCATCCTGGACGAGCCGACCAATCATCTCGACATCGACAGCCGCGCGGCACTGGCCGAGGCAATCAACGAATTTCCCGGCGCCATCATCATGGTCTCGCACGACCGCTATCTGATCGAGTCCTGCGCCGACCAGCTCTGGATCGTCGCCGACCGCACCGTGACCAATTACGACGGCGACCTCGACGAATACCGCCGGCTGGTGCTGTCCTCACGCAACGGCGAGCCCGCCCCGCGCGAGCGCAGCGCCGCGAGCGAGAAGCCGCAGCGCGCGAAATCGGACAATCGCGGCTCGCTGAAGAAGCGCATTGCGGAGGCCGAGACCGAGATCGCGCGCGTCAGCGAAATCATCGCCAAGATCGACACCGCCCTCGCTCTGCCCGACATTTTTACCCGCGACCCCAAGCAGGCCGCGCAACTGTCGAAGGCGCGCGCGAATGCGGCGGATGCACTGGCGCGCGCGGAGGAGCAATGGCTCGAGGCGAGCACGCAGTTCGACGAGGCGATGGGTTAGGACTTCGGGGTCCGGGCTACGTGGCGGCTCGGTGAAAACACCTCACGAACTGCCCTGG is drawn from Bradyrhizobium diazoefficiens and contains these coding sequences:
- a CDS encoding ABC-F family ATP-binding cassette domain-containing protein, whose product is MLSITDLSIRLAGRLLIDSSSVQITPGSRVGMVGRNGTGKSTLFKVIRGELSAEHGSVTLPPRWRVGSLAQEAPNGPESLISVVLKADLERDALLHEAENATDPHRIAEIQTRLVDIDAHSAPSRAAAILSGLGFSAADQLRPCAEFSGGWRMRVALAATLFAAPDLLLLDEPTNYLDLEGTLWLEDHLAHYPRTVIVISHDRDLLESSVDQILHLERGKLTLYKGTYSSFEEQRAMRELLDAKAVKRQEAERAHLQAFVDRFKAKASKARQAQSRVKMLERLKPIRALVTEDVREITFPAPEKILSPPIIAVDNATVGYDPATPVLSRVTLRIDNDDRIALLGSNGNGKSTLVKLLAGRLPQFSGKVTRADKLSIAYFAQHQLDELNEDASTYDHVRKLMGDAPEAKVRARAGAIGFSGKAADTKVGKLSGGEKARLLLGLATFFGPNMIILDEPTNHLDIDSRAALAEAINEFPGAIIMVSHDRYLIESCADQLWIVADRTVTNYDGDLDEYRRLVLSSRNGEPAPRERSAASEKPQRAKSDNRGSLKKRIAEAETEIARVSEIIAKIDTALALPDIFTRDPKQAAQLSKARANAADALARAEEQWLEASTQFDEAMG
- a CDS encoding sulfur globule protein precursor, which codes for MLRKLSLAAVAAVALGAALAPTSASAHWHGGWGWHGGGWHHGYGWGGPRFYVGGPVVAYGYGGCYARRLVPTPWGPRWRLINRCY